One region of Triticum aestivum cultivar Chinese Spring chromosome 6B, IWGSC CS RefSeq v2.1, whole genome shotgun sequence genomic DNA includes:
- the LOC123133077 gene encoding protein ENHANCED DISEASE RESISTANCE 2 isoform X1 has protein sequence MRSHLSIHPFHPHERAAADGTQPQQAAAAAMSRPTPAADAEEAPPAPATPAPTSDPSWSRAARYVRTTMLSSSASRREPAGPSSATAKAADLTKANTFATPRDPSPGAKEMQAKTSALAAVREAAAAAVHHEGWMVRYGRRKIGRSFFHTRYFVLESKLLAYYKKKPKDSMVPLKSLLIDGNCRVEDRGLKTHHGQMIYVLCVYNKKEKEHQITMGAYDIEDALAWKKKIEQIIDQQQDSMADKNRKAFASMDFDTELGGQFAFSDHDSAAEEEEERPILTRRTTIGNGPPESIRDWTNEPDIGSNQNEPSQFSSKKNWRLLRCQNGLRIFEELLEVDYLARSCSRAMRAVGVVEATCEAIFGLVMSMDVTRYEWDCSFRYGSLVEEVDGHTAIIYHKLQLHWCPMLVWPRDLCYVRYWRRNDDGSYVVLFRSVDHPNCGRQRGYVRAFIESGGFKITPLKCRNGRPRTQVQHLMQIDLKGWFLNYSASFQYHTLLQIQNCVAGLREYFSQTDECHIAPRIPVMEKMFDPSADQKNPQPRAIDKIKPLDKDQKDGRNMSIIEEESDEDDDYQVPEANIEDDSNKSDNDAKPEEPPEKIDLSCFSGVLHRDPDEKTRNCWTVPDSTLFKVRSKNFPTDKSKIPAASYLMELAAIDWFKDTKRMDNVGRQKGCVAQLAAEKGMHTFVANIQIPGSTHYSIVMYFVTNTMKKGSLLQRFFDGDDEFRNSRLKLIPAVPKGSWIVRQSVGSTPCLLGKAVDCSYIRAPGYLEVDVDIGSSAVANGVLGLVFGVVTTLVVDMAFLIQANTYEELPEQVIGAARLAHVEPAAAIVPDLDNTNSDSKDSNNDDNTTTNNNTNNNNATSSEDDSSKKTN, from the exons ATGCGCTCCCACCTCTCCATCCACCCGTTCCACCCCCACGAGCGCGCGGCGGCGGATGGAACGCAGCCCCAGCAGGCAGCCGCAGCAGCAATGAGCCGGCCGacgcccgccgccgacgccgaggaggcgccgcccgcgcccgccacGCCCGCCCCCACCTCCGACCCCTCATGGAGCCGCGCCGCGCGCTACGTGCGCACCACCATGCTCAGCTCCTCGGCCTCCAGGCGGGAGCCGGCGGGCCCGTCCTCCGCCACCGCCAAGGCCGCCGACCTCACCAAAGCCAACACCTTCGCCACGCCGCGCGACCCGTCCCCCGGCGCCAAGGAGATGCAGGCCAAGACGTCCGCCCTGGCCGCCGTCAgggaggccgccgccgcggccgtccACCACGAGGGCTGGATGGTGCGCTACGGCCGGCGCAAGATCGGCCGGTCCTTCTTCCACACCAGATACTTCGTGCTCGAGTCCAAGCTGCTCGCATACTACAAGAAGAAGCCCAAGGACAGCATG GTGCCGCTAAAGTCACTTCTAATCGACGGGAATTGCAGGGTGGAGGATAGAGGACTGAAAACACATCACGGGCAG ATGATTTATGTCCTTTGCGTTTATAACAAGAAAGAAAAGGAGCACCAAATCACG ATGGGTGCGTATGACATTGAAGACGCACTGGCTTGGAAAAAGAAGATAGAGCAGATAATCGATCAG CAGCAAGACTCTATGGCAGACAAAAACCGTAAGGCCTTTGCTTCGATGGACTTCGATACGGAACTTGGAGGGCAGTTTGCATTCTCAGATCATGACAGCGC agctgaagaagaagaggagcggCCCATTTTGACTCGTAGGACGACTATAGGGAATG GTCCCCCCGAATCGATACGCGACTGGACCAATGAGCCTGATATTGGGTCAAATCAGAATGAGCCGAGTCAATTTTCTTCCAAGAAGAATTGGCGGCTACTTCGATGCCAAAATG GACTTCGCATCTTCGAAGAACTTCTTGAAGTCGATTACCTT GCAAGAAGCTGTAGCCGTGCTATGAGGGCTGTCGGGGTAGTGGAAGCAACATGTGAAGCTATTTTTGGTCTAGTGATGAGCATGGACGTGACAAGATATGA GTGGGACTGTAGCTTTCGCTACGGAAGTTTAGTTGAAGAGGTGGATGGCCACACTGCAATAATCTATCACAAGTTGCAGCTGCACTGGTGTCCAAT GCTAGTTTGGCCCAGGGATCTTTGTTATGTCCGCTACTGGCGGCGGAATGATGATGGAAGCTATG TTGTTCTGTTTCGATCTGTCGACCATCCTAACTGTGGCCGGCAAAGAGGGTATGTGAGGGCTTTCATCGAAA GTGGTGGGTTCAAGATTACTCCTCTCAAGTGTCGCAACGGACGGCCCCGTACCCAGGTCCAACACCTTATGCAGATTGATCTGAAAGGATGGTTCCTCAACTACTCCGCTTCCTTTCAGTAccatactttgctgcaaatacagAACTGTGTTGCCG GCCTGCGCGAGTACTTCTCACAGACAGATGAATGCCATATAGCTCCAAGGATTCCTGTGATGGAGAAAATGTTCGATCCATCGGCAGATCAGAAAAACCCGCAGCCTCGTGCAATCGACAAGATTAAACCATTAGATAAAGACCAAAAAGATGGTAGAAACATGTCAATCATCGAGGAAGAATCCGATGAGGACGATGACTACCAAGTTCCTGAAGCTAACATAGAG GATGACTCCAACAAATCTGACAACGACGCTAAGCCAG AAGAACCTCCAGAAAAGATTGATTTATCGTGCTTTTCGGGCGTCCTTCATCGTGATCCGGATGAGAAAACCCGCAACTGTTGGACAGTACCTGATAGCACCCTCTTTAAAGTTCGCAGCAAGAACTTCCCCACTGATAAATCGAAG ATACCTGCAGCAAGTTACCTCATGGAGCTCGCGGCGATCGACTGGTTTAAGGACACCAAGCGTATGGACAATGTTGGCAGGCAGAAAGGCTGTGTTGCTCAG CTTGCTGCTGAGAAAGGGATGCACACATTTGTTGCCAACATACAA ATTCCTGGATCGACCCATTACAGCATAGTGATGTATTTCGTCACAAATACCATGAAAAAGGGATCGTTGCTGCAACGTTTCttcgacggtgatgatgaattccGCAATAGTAGACTGAAGCTTATACCGGCCGTTCCGAAG GGTTCTTGGATAGTGCGGCAAAGTGTTGGAAGCACCCCTTGTTTGCTGGGAAAGGCCGTCGACTGCAGCTACATACGTGCCCCGGGGTACTTGGAA GTGGATGTTGACATCGGTTCTTCTGCGGTAGCCAATGGGGTTCTGGGGCTGGTGTTTGGTGTTGTCACAACATTGGTAGTTGACATGGCCTTCCTAATACAG GCGAACACGTACGAGGAGCTCCCGGAGCAGGTGATCGGCGCTGCTCGGCTGGCTCACGTCGAACCAGCGGCAGCAATAGTTCCTGACCTTGATAATACCAACAGCGACAGTAAAGATAGCAACAACGACGAcaacaccaccaccaacaacaacactaACAACAACAACGCGACTTCCTCGGAGGACGATTCGTCCAAGAAAACCAACTGA
- the LOC123133077 gene encoding protein ENHANCED DISEASE RESISTANCE 2 isoform X2 has protein sequence MRSHLSIHPFHPHERAAADGTQPQQAAAAAMSRPTPAADAEEAPPAPATPAPTSDPSWSRAARYVRTTMLSSSASRREPAGPSSATAKAADLTKANTFATPRDPSPGAKEMQAKTSALAAVREAAAAAVHHEGWMVRYGRRKIGRSFFHTRYFVLESKLLAYYKKKPKDSMVPLKSLLIDGNCRVEDRGLKTHHGQMIYVLCVYNKKEKEHQITMGAYDIEDALAWKKKIEQIIDQQDSMADKNRKAFASMDFDTELGGQFAFSDHDSAAEEEEERPILTRRTTIGNGPPESIRDWTNEPDIGSNQNEPSQFSSKKNWRLLRCQNGLRIFEELLEVDYLARSCSRAMRAVGVVEATCEAIFGLVMSMDVTRYEWDCSFRYGSLVEEVDGHTAIIYHKLQLHWCPMLVWPRDLCYVRYWRRNDDGSYVVLFRSVDHPNCGRQRGYVRAFIESGGFKITPLKCRNGRPRTQVQHLMQIDLKGWFLNYSASFQYHTLLQIQNCVAGLREYFSQTDECHIAPRIPVMEKMFDPSADQKNPQPRAIDKIKPLDKDQKDGRNMSIIEEESDEDDDYQVPEANIEDDSNKSDNDAKPEEPPEKIDLSCFSGVLHRDPDEKTRNCWTVPDSTLFKVRSKNFPTDKSKIPAASYLMELAAIDWFKDTKRMDNVGRQKGCVAQLAAEKGMHTFVANIQIPGSTHYSIVMYFVTNTMKKGSLLQRFFDGDDEFRNSRLKLIPAVPKGSWIVRQSVGSTPCLLGKAVDCSYIRAPGYLEVDVDIGSSAVANGVLGLVFGVVTTLVVDMAFLIQANTYEELPEQVIGAARLAHVEPAAAIVPDLDNTNSDSKDSNNDDNTTTNNNTNNNNATSSEDDSSKKTN, from the exons ATGCGCTCCCACCTCTCCATCCACCCGTTCCACCCCCACGAGCGCGCGGCGGCGGATGGAACGCAGCCCCAGCAGGCAGCCGCAGCAGCAATGAGCCGGCCGacgcccgccgccgacgccgaggaggcgccgcccgcgcccgccacGCCCGCCCCCACCTCCGACCCCTCATGGAGCCGCGCCGCGCGCTACGTGCGCACCACCATGCTCAGCTCCTCGGCCTCCAGGCGGGAGCCGGCGGGCCCGTCCTCCGCCACCGCCAAGGCCGCCGACCTCACCAAAGCCAACACCTTCGCCACGCCGCGCGACCCGTCCCCCGGCGCCAAGGAGATGCAGGCCAAGACGTCCGCCCTGGCCGCCGTCAgggaggccgccgccgcggccgtccACCACGAGGGCTGGATGGTGCGCTACGGCCGGCGCAAGATCGGCCGGTCCTTCTTCCACACCAGATACTTCGTGCTCGAGTCCAAGCTGCTCGCATACTACAAGAAGAAGCCCAAGGACAGCATG GTGCCGCTAAAGTCACTTCTAATCGACGGGAATTGCAGGGTGGAGGATAGAGGACTGAAAACACATCACGGGCAG ATGATTTATGTCCTTTGCGTTTATAACAAGAAAGAAAAGGAGCACCAAATCACG ATGGGTGCGTATGACATTGAAGACGCACTGGCTTGGAAAAAGAAGATAGAGCAGATAATCGATCAG CAAGACTCTATGGCAGACAAAAACCGTAAGGCCTTTGCTTCGATGGACTTCGATACGGAACTTGGAGGGCAGTTTGCATTCTCAGATCATGACAGCGC agctgaagaagaagaggagcggCCCATTTTGACTCGTAGGACGACTATAGGGAATG GTCCCCCCGAATCGATACGCGACTGGACCAATGAGCCTGATATTGGGTCAAATCAGAATGAGCCGAGTCAATTTTCTTCCAAGAAGAATTGGCGGCTACTTCGATGCCAAAATG GACTTCGCATCTTCGAAGAACTTCTTGAAGTCGATTACCTT GCAAGAAGCTGTAGCCGTGCTATGAGGGCTGTCGGGGTAGTGGAAGCAACATGTGAAGCTATTTTTGGTCTAGTGATGAGCATGGACGTGACAAGATATGA GTGGGACTGTAGCTTTCGCTACGGAAGTTTAGTTGAAGAGGTGGATGGCCACACTGCAATAATCTATCACAAGTTGCAGCTGCACTGGTGTCCAAT GCTAGTTTGGCCCAGGGATCTTTGTTATGTCCGCTACTGGCGGCGGAATGATGATGGAAGCTATG TTGTTCTGTTTCGATCTGTCGACCATCCTAACTGTGGCCGGCAAAGAGGGTATGTGAGGGCTTTCATCGAAA GTGGTGGGTTCAAGATTACTCCTCTCAAGTGTCGCAACGGACGGCCCCGTACCCAGGTCCAACACCTTATGCAGATTGATCTGAAAGGATGGTTCCTCAACTACTCCGCTTCCTTTCAGTAccatactttgctgcaaatacagAACTGTGTTGCCG GCCTGCGCGAGTACTTCTCACAGACAGATGAATGCCATATAGCTCCAAGGATTCCTGTGATGGAGAAAATGTTCGATCCATCGGCAGATCAGAAAAACCCGCAGCCTCGTGCAATCGACAAGATTAAACCATTAGATAAAGACCAAAAAGATGGTAGAAACATGTCAATCATCGAGGAAGAATCCGATGAGGACGATGACTACCAAGTTCCTGAAGCTAACATAGAG GATGACTCCAACAAATCTGACAACGACGCTAAGCCAG AAGAACCTCCAGAAAAGATTGATTTATCGTGCTTTTCGGGCGTCCTTCATCGTGATCCGGATGAGAAAACCCGCAACTGTTGGACAGTACCTGATAGCACCCTCTTTAAAGTTCGCAGCAAGAACTTCCCCACTGATAAATCGAAG ATACCTGCAGCAAGTTACCTCATGGAGCTCGCGGCGATCGACTGGTTTAAGGACACCAAGCGTATGGACAATGTTGGCAGGCAGAAAGGCTGTGTTGCTCAG CTTGCTGCTGAGAAAGGGATGCACACATTTGTTGCCAACATACAA ATTCCTGGATCGACCCATTACAGCATAGTGATGTATTTCGTCACAAATACCATGAAAAAGGGATCGTTGCTGCAACGTTTCttcgacggtgatgatgaattccGCAATAGTAGACTGAAGCTTATACCGGCCGTTCCGAAG GGTTCTTGGATAGTGCGGCAAAGTGTTGGAAGCACCCCTTGTTTGCTGGGAAAGGCCGTCGACTGCAGCTACATACGTGCCCCGGGGTACTTGGAA GTGGATGTTGACATCGGTTCTTCTGCGGTAGCCAATGGGGTTCTGGGGCTGGTGTTTGGTGTTGTCACAACATTGGTAGTTGACATGGCCTTCCTAATACAG GCGAACACGTACGAGGAGCTCCCGGAGCAGGTGATCGGCGCTGCTCGGCTGGCTCACGTCGAACCAGCGGCAGCAATAGTTCCTGACCTTGATAATACCAACAGCGACAGTAAAGATAGCAACAACGACGAcaacaccaccaccaacaacaacactaACAACAACAACGCGACTTCCTCGGAGGACGATTCGTCCAAGAAAACCAACTGA